The Sagittula stellata E-37 sequence ACCGTCAGACCCCCGAAATCCGGATCCGCATCGTCATCGTGAACCGCTTCCCGGCCCCCGGCAGAGCCGAGATCGAGGCTATCGCCTGAAGCACAACGGGAAAAGGGACCTTCAGCCCGAACCCCGATTTGCCCAAAAACGCCCACGGCCATATATGTGCCCTCCCGTGTTCGTCAGACTTCAGTTTAGGGGCAAGGTCATACGGGCGCAAATCTCTGTCAGTTCGGAAGGATTATGGACGGTGAGGCGTTCGGAATGTCAGCTGATGCCAGTCTTGCCCGGGCAAGATGCCAAGTAGAACCGGATAGGTTCCAATCTTCGGCGAATGTCACATGGATGTGATATCCGGTTAAGATTGGAATCTGACACGTTCCCAAGTGATTGATCCAGAATCTTTTCCCATTTGGCATCAAAATCAAATTGGAGTATTTTTCGGGTAAGACTGGAACCTCCGCGCTCTTGCACCCCAAAGCCCATAAGACTGCGATTCAGGTCGCACTCTTTCCCGAATACCGCTGGCTGGGCGCAGACGTGGAGCAAAAGCCCAGACAGGGTACCTTGAGCAGCCCAGCACCGCGCTTCCCCCCCCCATCCTACTACCAGAAATGCCTTCGCCCTGCCGCGCAAGCGGCAGGGCGAGATTTCATTTACATTCACGATGGATGAGGCGGACAGGTCTCTCGACCAGATGAGCGCAGGACTAACCTGACAATATCCGTGGAAGTCTTGAGTCTTTATAGGCTTAGAATGTTTTCTCTGTCGTATACCCGTACATCACTCTCTGAAATCACGGAGCTAAGCTGCGAAGCTCTGACCAGTGCCATCACTTGTCTGGGCGTTAGCCCGAGATGTTGGGCGGCAGTCTTTGGTGTTTGGAGCCTTTCTAGGAAGCCCTCATAATCGTCGCACGTTACAAACTCCGCAGCGTTATGAAACCCGTTGGGACGCCGTCGCTCCACCCGAAGCAGCCCAGCTGAAACCACTTTCCGGATTTCGCGGCTACTCAGGGCCAAACGCTTACGCACCTCCTCCAGTGTCAAATCGGCACGCTGTTGGCGGCGTATCGCGGCGAACAGCTCTCTATGACTAATTCTCAGTCCGGCGAGTCCGATCTCGGTCGTATTGATGTAGGAACCGGGCAGCTCTCCCGCCTCAAGAAAGCGAAGAATTTGACCTGCGGGGCACCGCAACACAAATGACGCATGCGAGAGGCTGATCATATCTTTGCGGAGGGCATGATCGGGTTGGAGGATCGCCCGAGCTTTCATTCGGTTGAGGAGATCATCCAGCATTTTAGGTTCAGGACCCATTGATTTGGTTGAGCGAGCGTGATTCACCGTTCGAAAACGAGCGGTGAACATGTCTGATCTCTACTGGTTGAGCGATGCGCAGATGGCGCGTCTGGAGCCTTACTTCCCCAAGTCGCACGGCAAGCCCCGGGTTGATGACCGGCGCGTTCTGAGCGGTATTATCTTTATCAATCGCAATGGATTGCGGTGGCGAGATGCGCCAAGGGAATACGGCCCGCACAAGACACTCTACAACCGCTGGAAGCGGTGGAGCGATAGAGGCGTCTTCGCCCGGATCATGGCCGGGCTGGCGGGCGAGCATGGTGAGGAGACGACCGTGATGATCGACGCAACTCATCTGAAGGCCCATCGCACGGCGTCCAGCCTGGGCGTGAAAAAGGGGGGCGTGGACGGCTGATTGGCCGGACGAAGGGAGGCATGAACACGAAGTTGCACGCCGTCTGCGACAGCCATGGCCGGCCCATCGACCTGTTCCTGACTGCCGGCCCCGTCAGCGACTACATCGGGGCGCGTGCGCTGGTCGGCGGGCTGCCAGACGTGAAATGGCTGCTCGGAGATCGCGGCTACGATGCCGACTGGTTCAGAGAAGCCTTGCAAGACAAGAAGATACGCCCTTGCATCCCGGGCCGGACGAAACGGAAGACGCCCGTCCCGTACGACAAGCGCAGGTACAAGCGTCGCAACCGGATCGAGATCATGTTCGGCAGGCTCAAGGATTGGAGACGGGTGGCGACCCGTTATGACCGATGCCCAAAGACCCTCTTCTCAGCGATCGCACTCGCTGCGACCGTGATCTTCTGGCTTTGAGAGAGAACGAGTCCTGACCCTAGGTAACCGGCGGCAGGCACTTATTGCCCTGCACCGCTCTATACTCCAGGTTCAAGGTCACATCCAGGCACCGGGCGAGTACCATCGGCACGTTACCGGCACGAATGCCGACGATGCAACGTGGCGGCCCGCGATCATTGAGATCGCGTCAAAGCTGAAAATCGTCCCTGGCATGACGTCCGAAATGTGGCTCGAGAGGGCTCGCGCCGTTCTGGCCCCCAATCTCGTGTCTTCCGCAACCATCAAGCAGCGCCTGCGGTCGACTTCCGGCCTTGAGGCCGCGTTGGTTAGCCCGCCGCTGGATTCGCATCCCGTGCGCACGATCCACTCGGCGAAGGGGTTGGAGTTCGCGGCGGTGTGCGTGGTCATGACGAGCAACAAGACCAAAAAAATATTCGCACATCTCGAAACTGGAGAGGGCACACAGGACTCTGCTGAGGATGCCCGGAAGATCTATGTGGCTGCGTCTAGGGCGAAACGGCTGCTGGTCATAGCAGTCCCGAAAAATTCGGCACGCAAACTGGAAGCGCTCCTGGCATCTCATGACTGCAAGACGCAGAGACATGACGTTGTTTGATCCTGGGAGGTGACATGGCGCTTATCGGAAGCATCGATCCGTCATGGAAGGACATGTCGAAATATGTGGTTCACTTCGCGAAGGCCGAACCGCCGAGTACGGCGTACGACAACGCGATTTCGATCCTTTTCGAACGGCGCATCGTCGCTGCGAAGACATTCGGCGCCGGTCGCAAGCTTGCTCCGGCGCGCAGGTCGGTATGCTTCAGCGAGGTGCCACTTCACCATCTAAAGCGGTTGGCGGACGTCCGTGGTCCGCATGGGATCGGTTTTCGAAAGGAGTTTCTCGTCGAGCGTGGTGGTGGACCGATCCTTTACGCCTACAAGGACACGCCCCAAGCACAGTCGATCAACGCGATGGTGAATGCGGCGGCCAACGCCCCGGATGCGCCCGTCTGGAATATTGCACCCTTCGTGGATCTGCCGGGCACTTATGGAAACTCAAAGTACCTCTATGAATGGGAGCGGGAATGGCGGCATGTTGGAGATCTCGACTTCTCCGAGACGGATCCGGCGTTTTTGATAATTCCGGAAGACCTCCATGACGCAGCCCGGGACTTCTTTCACTCTGCGAAGGTAGACCATGTGGGGCCGAGCTACGAATGCCCCTTTATCGATCCATACTGGGGAGAGGACCAGATTGTTGCTGCACTGTATTCCTGACATTGCCCGATGACCGCCGACGTCGAAACTTGTCCTGCCATTTGGAGCATTTTGTATCGCCACGAGCCGAGCCGGGAAATCGGTCGGCGTAAGATCACGATCAAAAGGCCAAATTTAGTCGATCTAAAACTGGTCGACCAAGTGGTGCGTGAGCTGAACCTCCCCGAGGTAATGGCACAGTTGGACGCAGCAGAGGTCGCAACGTTGGCTGCGGTAGCGGCCACCGCTAAAAAACAGCACGGTGATGATGCCGGGGCGTCGAACGCGCTTCAGGCGCTTTTGAAGTCGCGCCCAGGCGAACTCGATGTTGACATCGCGCTGGTGGCGATAGCTGATTACGGCGTTAATCGCGACATCCTCCGGGCCTTTCCTGAGATGACTCAATCCTCTGCCATGATTGAGGCAATCATTGAGGCAGCGACGCAAGGGTTATTGGCCGGCTGGCATCGCTACGTCGAACTGAACGCCTTGGTCGTCCGGGATCTGAACCAGGCCAGACGTGCCTTCCCCGCTGTGGAGAGACTTACCCGCGACTTCGCACCGACCGTACTTATCGCCGCAACAGCTCGTGGGCTCGGCTGGACGTCATGGGTTAAGCTTTTCGCGATCCTGTACGATGAAGTCGAGCTTGCCGGAGAGACCAGGTGCACCGTCCCGGAGAGACGTGGACCGGACACCGAAGAGACTTTCGCGATGCGGCGCGCAGCGTGGGATGTGATACTGCCCGACGGCTCGGTCAGAGAGGTCGCACAATTGATCCTGGACCTCGACGGAGCGCTGTCTGCCTCCGGCCCTGACGTTCGCGCCGTCTATGTCCAGCGTTTGCGCAAGGCAATCGGTGGTGACGCCGATCTGCGCCGGGCGGCAGTAGAAGCTTTACTCAGCCGCTGCCCGCCGCGGCAGCATGATCTGGCGTTATTCGCTGCCACGCGGCTAGTCGAACCAGATGATGAGGCCTTTGTCAAGGCGCTCACCGAGCATCCAGATCGAGAAGTAGGTTACCGGGCCGACAAGTTACGCCACGCTGTATTTGGCAAATCGACCAGCGAAGAGGCTTGGCCAACTCCTAGTGTCAGCACTATCGCTCGGGGGCTTTTCAGCATCGGTCTGGATCCCATTCCGTCCAAATACCCAAAGACGTGGATTGGCGACCGGCTCGTCGAACTTCTCATTGAGCAGACAGTGGCGGGTGAGGAGAGGAGGTTCGCGGAGGAGTATTCAGATCACAGCGAGGAAGGAGAGGAAGGACTGCTTCGAAGCTT is a genomic window containing:
- a CDS encoding 3'-5' exonuclease produces the protein MTSEMWLERARAVLAPNLVSSATIKQRLRSTSGLEAALVSPPLDSHPVRTIHSAKGLEFAAVCVVMTSNKTKKIFAHLETGEGTQDSAEDARKIYVAASRAKRLLVIAVPKNSARKLEALLASHDCKTQRHDVV
- a CDS encoding IS5 family transposase (programmed frameshift); translated protein: MSDLYWLSDAQMARLEPYFPKSHGKPRVDDRRVLSGIIFINRNGLRWRDAPREYGPHKTLYNRWKRWSDRGVFARIMAGLAGEHGEETTVMIDATHLKAHRTASSLGGEKGGRGRLIGRTKGGMNTKLHAVCDSHGRPIDLFLTAGPVSDYIGARALVGGLPDVKWLLGDRGYDADWFREALQDKKIRPCIPGRTKRKTPVPYDKRRYKRRNRIEIMFGRLKDWRRVATRYDRCPKTLFSAIALAATVIFWL
- a CDS encoding abortive infection system antitoxin AbiGi family protein encodes the protein MALIGSIDPSWKDMSKYVVHFAKAEPPSTAYDNAISILFERRIVAAKTFGAGRKLAPARRSVCFSEVPLHHLKRLADVRGPHGIGFRKEFLVERGGGPILYAYKDTPQAQSINAMVNAAANAPDAPVWNIAPFVDLPGTYGNSKYLYEWEREWRHVGDLDFSETDPAFLIIPEDLHDAARDFFHSAKVDHVGPSYECPFIDPYWGEDQIVAALYS